Part of the bacterium genome, CACAGGCGGCCGGTCTTCCAGGCGGCGACCACGTCCGTCGTCCCGCACCCCGTGGCGAAGCAGTTCACCGCGCCCAAAAGGTTCATGTGGCTGTCGGTGCCGATGACCACCTGGCCGGGGTAGATGCGGCCGTCCTCCAGGAGCACGTGCTGGCCGATACCGCGGTTGACGTCGTAGAGCGACTCGATACCGTGCTTCTTGGCGAATTTCCGGCAGATGCCCTGGTTCTCGGCGACCTTGGTGACCTTGGCCGGGGCCTGGTAGTCGAAGGTCATGGCGATGCGGGAGGGGTCCGCCGGTGGCGTGTCGCCGAAGTGCTCCTCGTACTCGAGGACGACGTTGGGGCCGCCGAAGTCGCGCACCACCGCCAGGTCCACGTCCACCCAGACGCGGTCCAGCGGCTCCACGTCCCGCCCCGCCGCCCGCGAGAGAATCTTCTCGATTACGGTCTTCCCCGCCATTAACACCTAACTTTCTTTAGTCAAAGTACTTAAATTCTTCAGTAAGCAAACGATAAATTTCTTGTAACACTGTCTTTTTCTTTTCGTTTATTTCTTTAATTTGTTTATCTATATCATCCGCACGATTTACCTCTGCATATTTTTTAATTTGAACTATGCCTGAAAAAGGCGTAATGAAGTCTGGGTAATTGAAGTACTTGAAATAAGGCTCATCATCTAAACCAACAGATGGAACAAAGCTATTTACACAGTACTTAGTTTTCCATACTTCGTACAATTTTCTAATTGAATCCACTAATTCCCTCGCCATAATCGGTCTTTTCACCACCTGGTTGTCTAGTGTCTTGGACCAAAAAGAATCAGGATTTGTAGGACAGAGTGGGTTGTCAACAAATACTTCTGGTGCACCATTAATCGGATTATCTGCCTCAAACTTCGTAACGACACAGCTGCTTTCAGCCAAACCGAAAGTAAAACACAATGAATAGAAGTACTTATTAAATTTCTCTGTAATGTTGGGCATCCAGATGTCGTACTGGTTCGCCCAAAGTGGATACCCATGAACAATTAGTGCCTTTGTCATAGCAAACCATGTAAATAATTTCTTAGATGAATCTAAATCATAGGCACAGTAACCCCTATTATCTGGAGGACCATTAAGTAATCTAGTTCTATTCATACCCTTAAAATCACTATCTAGTCTGAACCAAACGTGTTCTTCGTGATTTTGTGTAAAACGGCCATCGTCTTTTGGCTTGATACGAACCGGAGTCTCATCATCCATAAAACCTATGTATTGAGAGCTTGTAATCCCGTAGGTTTTTTTATTCTTTCTTCTCGGATCTTCAAGGGGCAAGCCACCCACCACATCAAGTTGTTGCTCTGCTTTAGTTCTACTTCTTTTAAAATCATACATCTTCTGACCACACCACTCTTTAATAGAGAGTCTGTCCTGAGTTAATTTAATCGTCTTACTACCTCGCACAACCTTTTGTAAAGCCAAGTTTATCTCGTTTAACGAGCCCTGCCAGTTAATACATAAAGCATCCTTTTTCATTTTCGTATAGTCTTTCAACTTTACCACATTATTATTGCCATTATTTTTATAATTGTAGCTCCATATTGTAAAGGTAATTGGCCATTTACCGCCTATCTTGAAGAATTCTCTACTTGTCACCATAAAACCCTTTTCAAACTTGAAATGCTTGTCAAACTCTCTTCGGAATGGTATGTAAGTTGGCCGAGGGATGAGCCAAGAAGTAGGCGTAAAAATCATCAATAGTGGTTTTATGTCTGGCCTTTCAGCGACCTGTAACTTGCAGATGTTAAGTATTTGTCCAAGGAAGGCGAGGTATCTCTCATTCCCCGCGTCCTTGCCCGTTAGCTCTAGAATGGATTCGTCAATTACATAATCTGCGCCGGTAGTCTTGCGGTATCTTTCATTTTCATCCGTGCTCTTGTAAGGCGGATTTAGTAGAAATGCAATTGGTTTATCAAGCTTTAAGTTATTCTCATTCAATTCATTTTTAATATAAGTCAAATAATCAAAAGCTGTTTTATCAAGGAAGTTTAGTCCTTCCCCTAGTGCAGTTTTAGGGACGATAGTGAAGCCAATTTTTATTTGATCTTCGTCCGCCTTCATCCTTCGCTCAATAATTCTTAATAAATCAGGATTTATCTCTGAAACTATTTTGTGTTTTAGATGATTACGCCAGCTTGTTACAAGATTACCAGAGCCACCCGCTGGGTCAAGCACTATATACTTCTCGCTCAACTTCTTTTCAAAGTAATGATGTTCAAACCAAAGCGCGAATCTGCTTAGGTTATGATCGGTGAAGAACACGCCATGTTGCTTCGTGTATTCGGGTTCTAATCTGGTTATGACTTCATCAAAACGACTGAAGTAATAATCAACAGTCAACCCTGAACCCTCGTTAGTAAAGATGTAATATTTCTCGACAAACTTGCGGAATTCATCATGATGTCTAGGATTTACAAAGAACTCTTCACTCCGCCTCCTGCCACTTTGAATATTGAGGTAAGCCAGTTTATTAGGTGCAGGGTCTGCGACAATTGAGGTGACGTCCCAGAATTTGACTATCGTGTAGAAGCAATGAATCGCCTTTAAAGGATCATCAAAGTAAGCCTTTAAAAGTTCAATTATTTGAATGAAGTTTTGAGGATTTATTTGGAGCCGCACCGAATCTAAGTGCTTTAGTGAATCGGCAAACTCAGCAATTCGGATGTTTACATCACCGCTAAATAATCCTTCGAAGTCCTCCTTTCTAAGACAAATAGCGGCTGAACTAATAATTTCCACAATTTGACCCTTACTTGTCTTTCTCGCGTTACTTCTACCTACTTCATTAGCCGCTTTATGAGCGCTGGCTTTATCAGCTAAATCAAGTGCAAATTGCGGGATTGAGGACAGCTTCCATAAACCTATAAACTTATGTGCAATTACACAAACGGCTGAGAAATTCATACCCTTTTTACGGTAATGAAGCACTTGATAAAAACCGGGAAGCCAATCGTCATATTCAGTTTTCAACTCAATACCTAATCGCGATTCGATATAAATATCTAAATTTTCTGCATCTGATTCTTTACGAATAGTACGGAAAATACTTGTAAATAAAGGATATACAAGATGATTTGTCGCATCCTCGGTTTTATCACTTAATAGATATTTTTTAAGGTCTTCTAACTGCTTTTTCATACTACACCCCTAGCTACTTAAAAGTAGTTTTAAAAACAAGTAGGTGTTATCTTGCCCTACTTGAACTCTTTCTTCAGCGCGTTGAACCAGGTGAAGTCGGCCTGGTGGATGATTATCGCCTCGGCGGTGCGGGGGGTCCTGTCCCCCTCGAAGGCGTGGGAGCCTATCATGTGGGCGATTTTCACCGGCAGCCCAACCGTCATCGCCAGCCAGACCCCGGTGATGGGGTGTCGCAGGTAGCGGCCGATGCGGCTCTTAACGAACCCCCCGTCGCCCTTGCCGAACTCCAGGAGCTTCCCCACGTCGTGCAGGAGCGCCCCGGCGATGACGTACTGGTGGTTCACCTTGAGGTCGTCCTGGTCCAACTGGTTGATGACCCCGGCCATGGCGTCGGCCAGAAGCGTCACCCCCCGGGTGTGCTCGACGAGGGTCACCTGCGTCTCGATCTGGAGGGTGAAGGGTATTTCCAGGGCCTCCTCGAAGGTCCACTCACCCAGGTCAATCCCGCGCAGCCAGCACTCGATGCACATCTCACGCAGGCCTATGTCCTCGATGAGCTTGAACTCGGGGATCGCCTCTAAAAGCTTCTCGACCATGTCGCTCCTTTTGGGGGGGCCCGATACGTGAGGATGGTATCACCTCCGGGGCCTGAGTGGAACCCCCCGAAAAAAACCGCCCCCGGGGGACGGTTTGAGAATCGGATCGAGGTTGACGATCTACCCTCCATCGGAGCGGAGGGTCTTGCCGGCCTGGCCGCCGTACTCGCAATCCTCGACGACTATCTTGCGCATGGGCTTGAAGGCGGTGCGCTCCTCGTGGACGTGGGCGATGAGGCCGGGGAACCGGGCCAGGGCGAAGACGAGGTTTCCGACCTCGGGCGGGAAGCCCAGCTCGCAGAGAACGGCGGCGATGGCGCCGTCCACGTTCAGGGGCATCTTGTGCCCC contains:
- a CDS encoding HD domain-containing protein — protein: MVEKLLEAIPEFKLIEDIGLREMCIECWLRGIDLGEWTFEEALEIPFTLQIETQVTLVEHTRGVTLLADAMAGVINQLDQDDLKVNHQYVIAGALLHDVGKLLEFGKGDGGFVKSRIGRYLRHPITGVWLAMTVGLPVKIAHMIGSHAFEGDRTPRTAEAIIIHQADFTWFNALKKEFK